The Prinia subflava isolate CZ2003 ecotype Zambia chromosome 18, Cam_Psub_1.2, whole genome shotgun sequence genome has a window encoding:
- the NDUFC1 gene encoding NADH dehydrogenase [ubiquinone] 1 subunit C1, mitochondrial, with translation MAAGLRAVRRWGLVAAAPPSLAFTRSAFVATKANNAQPNWLGVGLAFSTSAALWAFLIKQHNEDVMEYERRKQARGHKCTGCS, from the exons ATGGCGGCGGGCCTGAGGGCGGTGAGGCGCTGGGGGCTGGTGGCGGCAGCACCGCCGAGCCTTG CTTTTACTCGTTCTGCGTTTGTTGCAACAAAAGCAAATAATGCCCAACCGAACTGGCTGGGAGTTGGCTTGGCGTTTAGCACCAGTGCTGCCCTGTGGGCTTTT CTCATCAAGCAGCATAATGAGGATGTAATGGaatatgaaagaagaaaacaagcaagagGACATAAATGTACAGGATGCTCATAG